GCGGCTGAAGACGCCCATCCCGCTGAAGCCGCGCAGGGTGGCCGCGCCCAGGTTCTCGAGTCTGCCTTGAACGCTCATGCGTGCCAAGATACGGGCGGGCCGAACGCCGCCGCCAGAACGGGCGCTTTCGGCGGCCGGTGGAAGCGAAGCTCCGTCCCTATCGCAAGAACGCCCGGACCCCGCCGGGCCCGGGCCGCGTGGTCGGCTGCCGGGAACGGGCGCCGCGGCGGGGATCAGCGGCCCACGCCCAGCACCTCCGGCCAGTCGCCGGGCGCAAATCGGATGCCGGTGAAGAAGCGCCCGAACTCGCCGTAGAGCGCGCTCGCCTCGTCGAAGCGCATGTCGGTGACGATGCGCTTGAAGTCCAGCGGGTCGTGGGCGAAGAGGGTGACGCCCCACTCCCAGTCGTCGAGCCCGATGCTGCCGGTGATCACCTGGAAGATGCGCCCCGCGTAGCGCCGCCCGGTGAGCCCGTGCTCGCGCATCAGGCGGCTGCGCTCCTGCACGTCGAGCGCATACCAGTTCTGCCCCGCCGCGCGCCGCTTGCTCATCGGGTAGAACGAGGCGTAGCGCATCCCCTCGGGGATCCGCGGGAAGAGGCGCGTCTGCACGTGCGCCGAGGCGCGCTCGGCGGCGGCCGCCTCGCCCAGCAGGCGGCGGAACTCCTCGCTCCCCGGCTCGGCCTCGCGG
Above is a window of Longimicrobium sp. DNA encoding:
- the hemQ gene encoding hydrogen peroxide-dependent heme synthase encodes the protein MPTQLSPATLEGWYALHQMFAADWPAVRALAPGRRGELAEAAVRVFTEVEQEAAEGWTAAFQVVGGGADWMFVHFRPSLEELSAVERRIKGSPLSDVMRLEFDYLSVTEAGLYHATAQAAREAEPGSEEFRRLLGEAAAAERASAHVQTRLFPRIPEGMRYASFYPMSKRRAAGQNWYALDVQERSRLMREHGLTGRRYAGRIFQVITGSIGLDDWEWGVTLFAHDPLDFKRIVTDMRFDEASALYGEFGRFFTGIRFAPGDWPEVLGVGR